A stretch of DNA from Shewanella sediminis HAW-EB3:
TTTTGTGCAATATCAGTGATCTCAACACCATCATCGCTATTTTCCAGTGTCGCCCCGGCAAGCATTGGGTGAACGGCACCAGCCGCAGCTTCAATCGTCTTGCTCGCTTCACCTAGGACTGCGGTAACGCTTTCTTCATCTCCGTCTCGAATCAGGCCAAACTCTACTTTTGCACCAGCCCCCATAGTGGCGACTTTAGCCCTCAGTTCCTGGAAGCTCTTAATCTTACGACCATTGACACTGGTGATGATATCACCGGCCTTGATGCCAGCCTTATCGGCGGCACTATCTGTCATAACCTGATCGACAAAGCCGCCATGTTGGGTATCCAGACCAAAGCCTTGAGCGAGTTCACTGGTCAGGTCTCTGCCGGAAACGCCGAGTACACCACGACGGACTTCCCCGTGTTCGATAATTTGATCGACTAAGTTGTTGACCATATTGGCAGGTATAGCAAACCCAATTCCAACATTGCCGCCTCCTGGAGCCACGATAGCGGTATTGATCCCGATAAGATCCCCGTTGAGATTAACCAGTGCACCACCCGAGTTACCGCTGTTGATTGCGGCATCGGTTTGAATGAAGTTTTCAAGCATCTCTATACCCAGGCCCGAGCGTCCCATTGCACTCACAATGCCTGAAGTGACTGTCTGTCCCAGACCAAATGGGTTACCGATAGCGACTGCAAAATCGCCGACTCTAAGTTCATCTGAGTCTGCGCGTTTTACTGCAACCAGATTTTTAGCCTTTATCTGTAGTAAAGCAATATCCGACTCAGCATCTGTGCCGATAAGTTTTGCTTCGACTTCACGTCCGTCATGAAGTCCGATAAGGATCTCATCGGCACCGTCGATTACATGATTGTTGGTGACGATATACCCTTTATTCGCATCAATAATGACGCCCGAACCTAATCCACGGAAAGGCCGCTCTTGAACTTGTTCTTGAGGCGCGTTAGGACCAAAGAAGTAGCGGAAGGCGTCGGGGATTTTTTTCTTAGAAACATGTGTTCCCGATACTGCAACGGCGACAACGGCAGGTGTTGTGCGCTCTAGCATAGGTGCAAGGCTGGGGACACTCTGTCCGTCAACGGCCATCGGAATCGCAGCTTGGGATATTGCTGGCATCATAGTAAGCGAGGCTGTCAGGATAGCTGCAGAAAGTAAGCTTAATTTTGTTTTCATCTATTCATGGCTCCAATATCGGAAATGGATTTATGATCTCTTGAATATGTCTATTTGATTGTCTTTCATTGTCATTTCAAGAGATATTAAAGATCAATTGTTACTGATTCCGACCCTAAGCATAGGATGAAAGTTCATGATTATTAACAAAGGTTAATTATTTTGGTTTACGATGATGACGTTGTCGGTATCGAGTTGCTCATGAGTCTGACTAGATCGCGTATCCACAGTCTCCTTTGCACTAAAGGTTGGCAGTGCCTTAGCCTTGCTTTTGGGGGCTAAGGTGTTGGCTGCTTCATTCCATTGTCTGTTGACCCTGTTTAATTGCTCGGTTAGTTCGGCCAGCTGCTTATAGTGCCCCTCAAAATGATCGGTGACCTCTTGTTTATGTTGACCTAACTCTAAACGAGTCTGCTCCAATACCTTATCTTTACTGGTTGACTCATTATTGCGCGCGACGATAGTCCTGCCTACGTAGCCTAAGACGATGCCTAATACAAAAGTTGCAATGACTAATGGCCATTCCATATAACACTCCTCGCTGTTCGAAAATCGAGTATGACTAATAAAACATGACTAATAAAACTTAGTACATTGGTGATCATCGGCATGATACCATATACCCAAACAACCTCGAAGAGTTGACCATTTTCTTATACCGATTGGTATTAGCATGTCGAGATAGTGGTTCATTTAAGGATAAAAGAGAATATTTCACGTGTCTGATCTAACTCCATGGCAACATTACCAGCAAGATTTAAACCGAGCCGACTTCTCTCATGACACTGCGCAGGAACAAGCCGTAAAAAGCTTGCAGCGTGTCTATGATGAATTGCAGCTGATGAATTCGAAGCCAGGTGTATTCGGTAAGCTATCCTCTTTACTGGGGGCCAAGCCTCAAACGGTTCAGGGGCTCTATCTATGGGGAGGCGTCGGGCGCGGTAAGACATACCTGATGGACACCTTCTTTGATTCTCTGCCTGGTGATAAAAAATTACGGGCCCACTTTCACCGTTTCATGCATCAAATTCATATCGATCTCGACGGTTTGAAAGGGCAAAGGGATCCCTTATTGATCATTGCCAAGCAGATGTCTGAGCAATATCAGGTGATCTGTTTCGATGAGTTCTTCGTCTCCGATATTACCGACGCCATGTTACTCGGCACTCTTTTTCAGGCTCTCTTCAAAGAGGGCGTCGCTTTGGTCGCTACATCAAATATCATTCCCGACGAGCTATATAGGAATGGTTTACAGAGAGCTCGGTTCCTGCCTGCAATAGCATTAATCAATAAGCATTGCCAGATCCTCAATGTAGACTCGGGAATCGATTATCGTCTACGGACACTCGAGCAGGCGGAGATCTATCATTTTCCACTCGATGCCCAGGCCGATGAGAATCTACTCTCCTATTTCGATAAGCTGGCTCCGGAGTCTGAGGTATCCACTACTGATATCGAAGTGGACGGGAGAGATATTGCAATCAGGAAGCAAGCTCAGGGAGTGTTGCTTGCTAATTTTAGGGATCTCTGTGACGGTCCCAGAAGCCAAAGAGATTATATGGAGATCGCCTGCCTTTATCACACTGTGCTGCTCAGTGGCGTTGAACAGATGGGTGACAAGCAAACGGGTGATGATATTGCCCGTCGATTTTTAGCCATGGTGGATGAGTTTTATGAGCGCAATGTAAAGCTGATCATATCGGCTGAAGTGTCGTTAGAGGCCATTTATAGTGAGGGCATGCTGGATTTCGAGTTTAGGCGGTGTCGTTCCAGACTGACTGAAATGCAATCTCATGATTATCTGGCCCTAGAACATCTGCCCTGATTACTCTCTTTTTAGCTGTTTTAGCGCTTATTGGGTGGATACACTGAGAAAGCTGATAAATTTAATAAAAATTAGGTGATTTTTACCTCAGCTTTGACTATAATCCGCCACCTGCCCTCGTTACTCCATCAATATGATGGATGTTGTAAAGCCTAATTCTTTGCTCGAAGGGGCGGGGAATGGCACTATTTGTGTTATTTACCAATAATGGTAATAACATGTGAGACAGAATTTTAACATTGGGTTTTTGTAAAATGAAGACTACTTTTACTGCTACACCAGAGACAGTCACTCGCGAGTGGTTTGTTGTTGACGCCGAAGGTAAAACTTTAGGTCGTATCGCTACTGAAATTGCATCACGTCTACGTGGTAAGCATAAGCCAGAGTATACGCCTCATGTCGATACCGGCGACTACATCATCGTTATCAACGCTGAGAAAGTTACTGTTACTGGTAATAAAGCAAAAGGCAAAGTGTACTACTCGCATTCGGGTTTCATCGGTGGTATTAAGCAAATCACTTTTGAAAAGCTGCAAGACCATAAGCCTGAAATGATTATCGAGAAAGCAGTTAAGGGTATGTTACCTAAAGGTCCTTTAGGACGTGCCATGTTCCGTAAACTTAAAGTTTACGCTGGTACAGAACATAACCACGCTGCACAACAACCTCAAGTTCTTGATATCTAAACGGGATTAAGCTAATGGCTGCAACTCAGTACTACGGCACAGGCCGTCGCAAAACATCTACAGCTCGCGTATTCGCGAAAGTAGGAACTGGTAACATCGTTGTTAACCAACTTCCTCTAGATCAATATTTTGGTCGTGAAACTTCTCGTATGGTTGTTCGTCAGCCACTTGAGCTAGTTGAAATGACTGACAAGTTAGACATCTTTGTAACTGTTAAGGGTGGTGGTAACACTGGCCAAGCAGGTGCTATTCGTCACGGTATTACCCGTGCATTGATGGAACTTGATGAGTCACTACGTCCATCTCTACGTGCTGCTGGTTTCGTTACCCGTGATGCTCGTAAAGTTGAGCGTAAGAAAGTTGGTCTACGTAAAGCACGTCGTAAGCCACAGTTCTCAAAGCGTTAATATTTCGCTCTCGAGAATTCAAAAAACCCAGCTTTTGCTGGGTTTTTTATTGCCTGAAATTTAAAACTGCAACTCTTCTCTGTTTTTCTCCGCCTCTTTTGCTACTCTAGATCTAGTCGATCGTTCTGGATTGGAAACACTTAGTTATGTCTTTGCAACTAATCATGATTGCTCTGGGAATCGTGCTCATTATTGAGGGAATCGGGCCACTTTTATTTCCTAATCGTTGGAGGGCATACTTGAAAGAAATTTCAAATCAAAATCAGCAACTTCTACAGCGTTTGGGTGGTGGTTTAGTCACCGCAGGTGTCGTTTTGTTGATTATTTTTTCATAAAATACTTGCCTATCGCCCCTATAGATCTGCTAAAATCCCGTTTTAACCACTACCGTGCAGCAAATAATGGGCAAAAACGTCGTAGTTCTCGGCACCCAATGGGGTGACGAAGGAAAGGGTAAGATAGTCGATCTACTTACCGAACAGGCAAAATATGTCGTTCGATATCAAGGTGGCCACAATGCGGGTCACACTCTGGTTATCGATGGCGACAAAACCGTTCTTCATCTTATTCCATCAGGGATCTTACGTGATAATGTAAAATGCATTATCGGTAATGGCGTGGTGCTGGCACCTGACGCTCTGATGACTGAGATTAACATGCTAAAAGGGCGTGGAGTTCCTGTTGAGGAGCGTCTACTTATCTCTGAAGCGTGTCCACTCATCCTTCCATTCCATTGTGCTCTGGATGTTGCCCGTGAGAAAGCGCGCGGTAATAATGCTATTGGTACAACCGGACGTGGTATCGGTCCTGCTTATGAAGACAAGGTTTCACGCCGTGGTCTTCGTGTTGGCGATCTGTTTGATGCAGAGCTATTCGCAGAGAAGCTGAAAGATGTGATGTCTTATCACAACTTCATGTTGACTGAGTACTACAAGTGTGAAGAAGTGTCTTATGAAAAGACATTGAAAGATGCGCTTGCAATCGCCGATTACCTGAAGAGTATGTGCACCGACGTTACTGAGTTGCTTGATACAGCTCGTAAAGCGGGTGAGCCTATTCTGTTTGAAGGTGCACAAGGTACACTGCTCGATATCGACCATGGTACTTATCCGTTTGTAACCTCATCAAACACTACTGCCGGTGGTGTTGCGACAGGTTCAGGATTTGGCCCACGTCACCTTGATTACGTCTTAGGTATCATGAAGGCTTATACCACTCGTGTGGGTGCAGGTCCTTTCCCAACAGAGTTGGAAGACGAAATTGGTGACTACTTAGGTACTAAGGGTCATGAGTTCGGTGCGACTACTGGTCGTAAGCGTCGTCCAGGTTGGTTAGACGTAGTTGCAATGAAACGTGCAGTACAGATCAACAGCGTAAGCGGTTTCTGCCTGACTAAGCTAGATGTTCTGGATGGCCTGAAAGAAGTTAAGATCTGTGTTGGTTACCAGTATCCAGATGGCAGCATTGCTACAGTGACACCGCTTGCAGCCGAAGGCTATGAGCAGGTAACACCGGTGCTGGAAACTATGCCAGGTTGGAGCGAAACTACTTTTGGTGCGACTTCAGTAGAGCAACTGCCTCAAGCGGCGTTGAACTACATTAAGCGCCTCGAAGAGCTGTTAGAAACGCCAATCGATATTATCTCAACGGGTCCCGATAGAAACGAGACCATGATTCTGGTGAATCCGTTTAGTTAATATATAGAGGCCGCGTTAAGCGGCCTTTTTATTGGGCTTCTTTATTAAGTCAAATTCAGGTAGTTCTCAAGAAATGCGTTATACTGCCGATGAGATCAAGTACTGATGAGACAGAATATTTTTTTTACTATGAGTATCCTGTCTGATCACTACTTATGAATTTGTCGTTGAGAGAATCCATGTTGCGAGAAGTGCTAAAAGGTTCAATAAGAACCGTACTAAGATATCTATTGGTTGCAATGTTTTCGCTATCACCCATGCTGAGCTGGGCTGATACGAAGGCGTTAGATATCTATAGTCAGGAGCAGCTCATTGAGCTTATTCGAACTAAACAGTATCTCACCCGAGTGACGGGTGATGATTGTCAGCTAGTTCAGGATATTGAAGCCAGAGCAGAAGTACTGAAATTGCCGCTCTATCAGTACTTATGGGCAGAGATGCTCAATTATGGAATTTGCGTGAAGGCGAACCCTCCCAGAGGCATCTCTCTGCTAAGAAATTCTGCAGAACAGGGTAGCGCCGAGGCGATGGTGAGAATTGCCGAGTACTACCATGACGGCCAATTTGTGATCCAGGATAAAGAGCGTGCGATTCATTATGTATTGCCCGCAGCAGCCAATGGTGACCTGCCGGCACGGTTGATGTTAGTCAGGTTGTTTGGTGAGGGCTATGGTAGTCCAAGAGATTTTGAGATGGCATACCATTGGCTGTATAACGATGTATTTAGTGATGAGGCTACCAAGAAAGAAGCCTTAGAATTATTGAAGGTGCTCGAAGAGAAAATGCCGCCCAGCGCGATAGCTAGGGCAAAACAGGAGCACCTGAGATCCCGTAAATGATACCAGTTGGTATGACCCGGATAATTTCCGGGTAAAAAATTTGAGATATTGAATGATCAAAGATCCGCATTTGAAGCGTGAACAAGAAAATTATGAAAACCCCATTCCTAGCCGCGAGTTTATTTTAGAGTACTTGCGATCTGAAACATCACCTCTGAACCGTGAACGTATAGCCACAGCTCTGAAGATCGAAGGTGAAGAGCAGCTTGAAGCACTCAGGCGTCGCCTGCGTGCCATGGAGCGTGACGGTCAGTTAGTCTTTACCCGTGGTCAAGCCTATGGTTTACCAGAGAGAATGGACCTGTTAACAGGAACGATTATTGGGCATAAAGATGGTTTTGGCTTCCTGAAGCTTGAGGAGGGCGGTGACGACCTCTTTATTAATAACCGTGACATGCAGATGTATTTTCACGGCGATAAGGTACTGGCACAAAAAGCTGGTGTCGATCGCAAAGGCCGCCGTGAAGCCAGACTCGTTCGTTTAGTCGAGCAGAGAACTGCCGCTCTCGTGGGCCGTTTCCATCTGGATTCAGGTATGGCTTTTGTTATCGCCGATGACAGAAGAATAACCCAAGAGATCCTAATTCCTGACGAAGATCGCAATGGTGCCCGTCAAGGCGATATTGTGGTGTTAGAGCTCACTCGTCGACCAGGCCGATATGTTAAAGCGGCAGGTAAAGTAACCGAGGTGCTGGGTCAGCAGATGGCACCGGGAATGGAGATCGAGATTGCCCTGCGTAACTACGATCTACCCCATACCTGGTCGGGATTGATTGAGAAAAAATTGCGTGCGATTCCCGATGAAGTGACTGAGGCAGACAAAGAGGCGCGAGTCGATCTCAGAGGTTTGCCGCTGGTTACTATCGATGGCGAAGATGCCCGCGATTTCGATGACGCTGTATATGCTGAAAAGAAAAAGAGTGGTGGCTGGCGCTTATGGGTCGCTATCGCCGATGTTAGCCATTACGTGCGCACTGAATCTGCACTGGACAGAGAGGCACGTAGCCGAGGTAACTCAGTCTATTTTCCATCGCAAGTGATCCCTATGCTGCCGGAGAAGATCTCAAACGGATTATGCTCTTTGATGCCTGAGGTCGATCGTCTGTGTATGGTCGCTGAGATGACGATCTCTGCTGCTGGTAAATTATCGGGTTACAAGTTCTACCCTGCCGTGATGCACTCTCATGCTCGTCTGACTTATACCCAAGTGGCCGATATGCTCGAAGGTGGAGAGGTGAGTGATAAGCTCAAACCTATTTTCCCACACCTTCAGACGCTGCAGTCTCTGTACCTGACTCTAGACGAGACTCGCGCCGAACGCGGTGCTATCGCATTTGAAACTACTGAGACTCAGTTCGTTTTCAATGATGACAGGAAGATTGACAGCATAGTGCCACGCAATCGCAATCAGGCGCATAAGATCATTGAAGAATGCATGATCTTAGCCAACGTTGCCTCGGCTAAGTTTGTGAAAAAGCACAAAGGTGAAGTGCTTTATCGCGTACATGAGTCACCATCTGAGCAGAAGTTAACTAACTTCAAAGACTTCTTGAAAGAGCGTGGTTTAACCATGGAAGGCGGGCTTGAGCCTACGCCTAAAGATTATCAGGCCATCATGGAGAAGATTGCCGATAGACCCGATGCCGAACTGATTCAGGTGATGTTGTTACGCTCTATGCGTCAGGCAACATACACCCCGGATAACGAAGGGCACTTTGGTTTAGCCCTGGAGGCATATTCGCATTTTACTTCGCCTATTCGTCGCTACCCGGATCTGATCCTGCATCGCGTCATTCGTTATCTGTTAGCGAAGGAGAAAGGTGAGGCGAAAGAGAAGTGGACGCCCTGTGGTGGTTACAATTATCAAATTGAAGAGCTCGACCTGCTAGGTGAAGAGTGTTCGACCACAGAGCGCCGAGCCGATGAAGCGACGCGTGACGTGAGTGACTGGCTCAAGTGTGAATTTATGCAGGACCATGTCGGTGATACGTTCGAGGCTGTAATTGCCTCCGTGACCCACTTCGGCATGTTTGTTCGTTTAGATAAACTGTTTATCGATGGTCTGGTTCATATCTCCAGTCTGGGTAGCGATTACTATCAATATGATAATATGCGCCAACGCCTGGTCGGTGAAGCCTCGGGTCAAGTCTATCAACTTGGTGATGCGGTAACGGTTAAGGTCGCCGGTGTTAATCTTGATGATCGTCAGATCGATCTGATGATGGCGGGTGAGGAAGGTAAGTCTAAACGTCCAAGCCGTGGCAAGAAGCCGATGACAGCCCGTGAGAGAGTGAATGCCGAAGGCGCCAAATTGGCCAAGGGTGATAAGAGCGACAAGCCTAAACGACGCGGTTCTCGCTCAAAAGCCGGTAAGGGTAAAGCTTCTGGTGAAAAGAGCCTAGGTTCTGGTAAAACGAGTACAAGTGGTGGAGCTAAGAAGTCCGGCGCTAAAACAGCAACGGCAGCTAAGAAGTCGAAGGCTAAAAAGTCTTCAGCAAAAAAGAGCTCGGCCAAGCGTAAAGTCAAAGCAAGCAATAGAGACAGTAATAGATGAAAAAACAAGATTTCACCTTCGGAATTCACGCCGTAGAAGCGGTACTAAAGCACAGTCCAGAACGAGTGATCGAAATGTGGGTGCAGGCTGGCCGCGATGATCAAAGATTAGCTACGCTACTGCAGATGGCTGCTGAATACGGTGTTTCAGTGCAAACATCTGCGCGAAAAGTTCTTGATGAAAAGTCTGATAATGGACAACACCAAGGTGTACTAGCCCGCGTAAAAGCCGTAAAGCAGCTCAATGATAATGATCTGTTAGCACTGGTAGAGAAGACTGAAACCCCTTTCTTCCTAATCTTAGACGGTGTTACCGATCCGCATAATCTGGGTGCCTGTCTGCGTAATGCCGATGCCGCCGGAGTACACGGCGTTATTGTTCCTCGTGATAACTCTGTAGGCTTAACGCCAACAGTGAGCAAAGTGGCATGTGGTGCGGCAGAAGTTGTGCCTCTGTTTCAGGTGACCAATCTAGCGCGCACCATGAAGAGCCTGCAAGATAAAGGCGTGTGGATTGTTGGCGCAGCGGGAGAAGCCGATAGCGACCTATACAAGACAGATCTTAAAGGTTCTCTTGCTATCGCCATGGGCGCCGAAGATAAAGGTCTGCGTCGTCTGACTCGTGAGAGTTGCGATTCGATTGCATCGATACCTATGTCTGGGTCTGTCTCGAGCCTGAATGTCTCGGTTGCCAGCGGGATCTGTTTGTTTGAGGCTGTACGCCAGAGATTAGGTTAAGTTTCTGAAAACTTAACTATCGTCATTTTGGGAGCTTGTATTCCATAGTGTATCGAATGCCGATGCGGATTAGTCTTCATCGGCATTTTTTGTTTTTCATCGTTCGGTTTGATGACCGTTACCGGCATTGATGAGTTTATGAAAGTCGAACCTTCATGGTTATCTATCACCTGCGGTGAGCGCATGTGCAGATACTTCTACGAAACGCCGTAAATCCTTCCATGGAGGCTCGACGATGGCATCCATGCCATCAACGTCCGCAGCCGCATCTACACTGGGTTATTTTTCTCTTCGATTAGACCTGAATAACTTGCTCGCTCATGGCATCGAATAAACGATATACTGTCTAAACGATCGCGTAACACATGTTGGAAGGGCTACTGAATTCCCTGACTGCCATTGACCAAATAATTGTTGGTGTCTTGGTTATCTGTTGCTTCGATAAAGGGGATAAACAGCCAATGAGGCGGAAGTCTCAATTCCGCGAGATGGTCACAGAACTTGCAAGATTCTACAGTGAAGTGATTTTGCGCTATCTGTATATTTGCTCTGAATATACGGCACCTTCTTTGCCGTGTCTGTTGGAGTAAATGATGAAATACAATCAGATCTTTTTGTTACTACTAACCTCCTCTCTGCTCGTTGCCTGCGGTGATAGCAACAGCCCAGCGCCGGAGCCTACTCAACCGCCTCAATCCCAATATGATTACCTAGATGTAAAAATGAAGCCGACGGCACCCAAGTCAGGAACTGTTACAGTTATGTTGGGGGAGTTTGATAACAAGATAACCCAGTGGATACTGGACAACCCAACTGCAGACCTCAACAAGGATGGTGGTGTGGGATTGTTGGATGCCCACCTTGCCGGAGTCTATAACGATGATAAAGAGAGCATTGAAGTGGATCTCTCTGATATGGCCGACTTCCTTGCCACTAATCCGGATGGCTTGGGTGCCGGTACGGCGAGGCCTGATATATTTAAACCTGGCCACTTCTCCGCGTTTGATCTGCTTCGGTATCTTTCGGGGGGCCGGGACGATCTTGAACTGAGTGGGATAACCAATTACGATACCACCGGCCTGGGCACTTACACCTTCAACGTCTCCTTCGATGCGGATCAGTCCGGCATCTTTGACCCCGGAACAGAGGAGACGAATAATGGCAACTGGCACTTCCGCTTCAACGCCCATGGCGGCGATTTCAATCGTGCCCGGGGAAATATGCAGGGTTTTTCTCCTTCTGGTGAGGCTAACTATATCAGGATGGATGAATACTGGCTTCAGGATGGCTCCTTGATCACCTTCCAGCCCTTTTCCGACGAGATGACGGCACGGCGCCAGTGGATCCAGCGACAGGAAGTCCTGAACTTTGAGGCCAGTGGCAACCAGCCAATGGTACCGTCCATTACGGCCCTAACCTTTGATGCTAACTGGAATCCTTCAGTTCAAGCACAAGCCAATGACGTTAAAATTACCGCTCACAACCATAGGGACGATATCTTCCAGCCCGGGGTGGTCACTGTTATGGATGCGATGATCTCCGCTCAGGAGCAATTGAACGGTGTTAGTTTCTCCTACTGGGATACCCTGTCAACAGGTGCCAAAGTAGGGCACTGGGCTGTATCCAGCATCGGCGGTAAGCGTAACTCTGGACTCTATGGTTGGTTTTCTGAGTTTCACAATCCGGCAAATAAGCCTGGAGATCCGGACTTTAGTAAATATCCAAATTGCAATTGGGGTATTGATGGCAGTCAAGACGGCGAACCTCGTGTTTCCCAAGAGGTATGCCAGCGAGATTGGGCTGGTGCCTTTGGTGGCGAGCTTGTGCATATGCTGCCGGATGTTTACCCAATGAACTACGGGTATAACAATTTCTCTTATGTATACGGATCGATGTACGATATTTTTGGCCCAACAAAACGCGATATTAATAATTCCTTGGTATGGGAGTACAAAGAAGGAGAACAGCTAGACAAGGTTACTTTTCAAACCTTCGAGCTACCTTCGTCGCCGGTAGGTAACGCGTCATTGCTGGATGAAGCCCACTTTGGTTGGCAAATTGCCGATTGCACCCTGTGCCATAATGAGTTAAAGGA
This window harbors:
- the degQ gene encoding Do family serine endopeptidase DegQ, with amino-acid sequence MKTKLSLLSAAILTASLTMMPAISQAAIPMAVDGQSVPSLAPMLERTTPAVVAVAVSGTHVSKKKIPDAFRYFFGPNAPQEQVQERPFRGLGSGVIIDANKGYIVTNNHVIDGADEILIGLHDGREVEAKLIGTDAESDIALLQIKAKNLVAVKRADSDELRVGDFAVAIGNPFGLGQTVTSGIVSAMGRSGLGIEMLENFIQTDAAINSGNSGGALVNLNGDLIGINTAIVAPGGGNVGIGFAIPANMVNNLVDQIIEHGEVRRGVLGVSGRDLTSELAQGFGLDTQHGGFVDQVMTDSAADKAGIKAGDIITSVNGRKIKSFQELRAKVATMGAGAKVEFGLIRDGDEESVTAVLGEASKTIEAAAGAVHPMLAGATLENSDDGVEITDIAQNSPAAASGLQKGDVIVGVNRSSIDDLKSLKATLKDQQGAVALKIKRGKSSLYLVLR
- a CDS encoding ZapG family protein, translating into MEWPLVIATFVLGIVLGYVGRTIVARNNESTSKDKVLEQTRLELGQHKQEVTDHFEGHYKQLAELTEQLNRVNRQWNEAANTLAPKSKAKALPTFSAKETVDTRSSQTHEQLDTDNVIIVNQNN
- the zapE gene encoding cell division protein ZapE, with the protein product MSDLTPWQHYQQDLNRADFSHDTAQEQAVKSLQRVYDELQLMNSKPGVFGKLSSLLGAKPQTVQGLYLWGGVGRGKTYLMDTFFDSLPGDKKLRAHFHRFMHQIHIDLDGLKGQRDPLLIIAKQMSEQYQVICFDEFFVSDITDAMLLGTLFQALFKEGVALVATSNIIPDELYRNGLQRARFLPAIALINKHCQILNVDSGIDYRLRTLEQAEIYHFPLDAQADENLLSYFDKLAPESEVSTTDIEVDGRDIAIRKQAQGVLLANFRDLCDGPRSQRDYMEIACLYHTVLLSGVEQMGDKQTGDDIARRFLAMVDEFYERNVKLIISAEVSLEAIYSEGMLDFEFRRCRSRLTEMQSHDYLALEHLP
- the rplM gene encoding 50S ribosomal protein L13 — protein: MKTTFTATPETVTREWFVVDAEGKTLGRIATEIASRLRGKHKPEYTPHVDTGDYIIVINAEKVTVTGNKAKGKVYYSHSGFIGGIKQITFEKLQDHKPEMIIEKAVKGMLPKGPLGRAMFRKLKVYAGTEHNHAAQQPQVLDI
- the rpsI gene encoding 30S ribosomal protein S9; the protein is MAATQYYGTGRRKTSTARVFAKVGTGNIVVNQLPLDQYFGRETSRMVVRQPLELVEMTDKLDIFVTVKGGGNTGQAGAIRHGITRALMELDESLRPSLRAAGFVTRDARKVERKKVGLRKARRKPQFSKR
- a CDS encoding DUF2065 domain-containing protein, giving the protein MSLQLIMIALGIVLIIEGIGPLLFPNRWRAYLKEISNQNQQLLQRLGGGLVTAGVVLLIIFS
- a CDS encoding adenylosuccinate synthase — translated: MGKNVVVLGTQWGDEGKGKIVDLLTEQAKYVVRYQGGHNAGHTLVIDGDKTVLHLIPSGILRDNVKCIIGNGVVLAPDALMTEINMLKGRGVPVEERLLISEACPLILPFHCALDVAREKARGNNAIGTTGRGIGPAYEDKVSRRGLRVGDLFDAELFAEKLKDVMSYHNFMLTEYYKCEEVSYEKTLKDALAIADYLKSMCTDVTELLDTARKAGEPILFEGAQGTLLDIDHGTYPFVTSSNTTAGGVATGSGFGPRHLDYVLGIMKAYTTRVGAGPFPTELEDEIGDYLGTKGHEFGATTGRKRRPGWLDVVAMKRAVQINSVSGFCLTKLDVLDGLKEVKICVGYQYPDGSIATVTPLAAEGYEQVTPVLETMPGWSETTFGATSVEQLPQAALNYIKRLEELLETPIDIISTGPDRNETMILVNPFS
- a CDS encoding tetratricopeptide repeat protein, giving the protein MFSLSPMLSWADTKALDIYSQEQLIELIRTKQYLTRVTGDDCQLVQDIEARAEVLKLPLYQYLWAEMLNYGICVKANPPRGISLLRNSAEQGSAEAMVRIAEYYHDGQFVIQDKERAIHYVLPAAANGDLPARLMLVRLFGEGYGSPRDFEMAYHWLYNDVFSDEATKKEALELLKVLEEKMPPSAIARAKQEHLRSRK
- the rnr gene encoding ribonuclease R — protein: MIKDPHLKREQENYENPIPSREFILEYLRSETSPLNRERIATALKIEGEEQLEALRRRLRAMERDGQLVFTRGQAYGLPERMDLLTGTIIGHKDGFGFLKLEEGGDDLFINNRDMQMYFHGDKVLAQKAGVDRKGRREARLVRLVEQRTAALVGRFHLDSGMAFVIADDRRITQEILIPDEDRNGARQGDIVVLELTRRPGRYVKAAGKVTEVLGQQMAPGMEIEIALRNYDLPHTWSGLIEKKLRAIPDEVTEADKEARVDLRGLPLVTIDGEDARDFDDAVYAEKKKSGGWRLWVAIADVSHYVRTESALDREARSRGNSVYFPSQVIPMLPEKISNGLCSLMPEVDRLCMVAEMTISAAGKLSGYKFYPAVMHSHARLTYTQVADMLEGGEVSDKLKPIFPHLQTLQSLYLTLDETRAERGAIAFETTETQFVFNDDRKIDSIVPRNRNQAHKIIEECMILANVASAKFVKKHKGEVLYRVHESPSEQKLTNFKDFLKERGLTMEGGLEPTPKDYQAIMEKIADRPDAELIQVMLLRSMRQATYTPDNEGHFGLALEAYSHFTSPIRRYPDLILHRVIRYLLAKEKGEAKEKWTPCGGYNYQIEELDLLGEECSTTERRADEATRDVSDWLKCEFMQDHVGDTFEAVIASVTHFGMFVRLDKLFIDGLVHISSLGSDYYQYDNMRQRLVGEASGQVYQLGDAVTVKVAGVNLDDRQIDLMMAGEEGKSKRPSRGKKPMTARERVNAEGAKLAKGDKSDKPKRRGSRSKAGKGKASGEKSLGSGKTSTSGGAKKSGAKTATAAKKSKAKKSSAKKSSAKRKVKASNRDSNR
- the rlmB gene encoding 23S rRNA (guanosine(2251)-2'-O)-methyltransferase RlmB — its product is MKKQDFTFGIHAVEAVLKHSPERVIEMWVQAGRDDQRLATLLQMAAEYGVSVQTSARKVLDEKSDNGQHQGVLARVKAVKQLNDNDLLALVEKTETPFFLILDGVTDPHNLGACLRNADAAGVHGVIVPRDNSVGLTPTVSKVACGAAEVVPLFQVTNLARTMKSLQDKGVWIVGAAGEADSDLYKTDLKGSLAIAMGAEDKGLRRLTRESCDSIASIPMSGSVSSLNVSVASGICLFEAVRQRLG